One window of the Montipora foliosa isolate CH-2021 chromosome 4, ASM3666993v2, whole genome shotgun sequence genome contains the following:
- the LOC138001198 gene encoding uncharacterized protein, whose amino-acid sequence MNNNLVCTVFRNLEDVCSIDIGRNPIIPFGGRCVVKCDESKFNHKAKNNRGRRGTNIWVFGVLCCDTQPSRGYYEVVKRRDRATLLPILAKCLLPGSEVHTDDWGAYTNLEQHLPNLVSRHRIVVHSDNFVDPATGVHTQEAESAWAVLKGPIKQRRGISKEDLQVYLDERMWRQWRGLNEVITNFLPVLASQYTDFVV is encoded by the exons ATGAATAACAATCTAGTTTGTACAGTTTTTCGGAATTTGGAGGACGTGTGCTCCATAGATATCGGGAGAAATCCCATCATCCCATTCGGTGGAAGATGTGTTGTAAAGTGTGACGAAAGCAAATTTAACCACAAGGCAAAG AACAACAGAGGAAGACGAGGAACAAACATCTGGGTGTTTGGAGTACTTTGTTGCGATACCCAACCATCCCGAGGTTACTATGAAGTTGTAAAAAGGAGAGACCGTGCCACTCTCCTTCCCATACTGGCAAAGTGTCTTCTGCCTGGAAGCGAAGTACATACGGATGACTGGGGGGCCTATACTAACCTAGAACAGCATTTGCCCAATCTCGTTTCACGGCACAGGATCGTGGTGCATTCAGATAATTTCGTGGACCCAGCCACTGGGGTCCACACGCAGGAAGCTGAATCGGCATGGGCAGTTTTAAAGGGCCCCATCAAACAACGGCGTGGAATTTCCAAGGAAGACCTCCAAGTGTATTTGGATGAAAGGATGTGGAGGCAGTGGAGGGGATTAAACGAGGTCATCACAAATTTCTTGCCGGTCTTAGCATCACAATATACTGACTTTGTCGTTTAA